The Streptomyces sp. Je 1-332 genome has a window encoding:
- a CDS encoding L-fuconate dehydratase has translation MSPTSARITAVDTHDVRFPTSRELDGSDAMNPDPDYSAAYVILRTDADDGLEGHGFTFTIGRGNDVQVAAIESLRHHVLGRSVEELCADPGTLNRDLVGDSQLRWLGPEKGVMHMAIGAVVNALWDLAAKRAGKPLWRLLADADPQWLVSQIDFRYIADALTPQEALALLQLRRSGAAERAVLLRERGYPGYTTSPGWLGYSDEKLTRLARQAVADGFTQIKLKVGADLADDVRRCRTAREAIGPGIRMAIDANQRWNIGEAVEWTRALAEFDPYWVEEPTSPDDVLGHAAIRKAVAPVKVATGEHVQNRIVFKQLLQAGAIDVLQIDAARVGGVNENLAILLLAAKFGVPVCPHAGGVGLCELVQHLSMFDYVALSGTTENRVIEYVDHLHAHFIDPVVLRDGHYLAPTAPGFSATMRAESLAEFTYPDGAFWAADLAQGKGAAA, from the coding sequence GTGTCCCCGACTTCCGCCCGCATCACCGCGGTTGACACCCACGACGTACGGTTCCCCACCTCACGGGAGCTGGACGGATCCGACGCGATGAACCCGGACCCCGACTACTCCGCCGCTTATGTCATCCTGCGCACCGACGCGGACGACGGCCTGGAGGGGCATGGCTTCACCTTCACCATCGGGCGCGGCAACGACGTACAGGTCGCCGCGATCGAGTCGCTGCGCCACCACGTGCTCGGCAGGTCCGTCGAGGAACTCTGCGCCGATCCGGGGACGTTGAACCGCGACCTGGTCGGGGACAGTCAGCTGCGCTGGCTCGGCCCGGAGAAGGGCGTGATGCACATGGCCATCGGCGCCGTCGTCAACGCCCTGTGGGACCTGGCGGCCAAGCGGGCGGGCAAGCCGCTGTGGCGGCTTCTCGCGGACGCCGATCCCCAGTGGCTCGTCTCCCAGATCGACTTCCGCTACATCGCCGACGCCCTGACCCCTCAAGAGGCTTTGGCGCTACTGCAGTTGCGCAGAAGCGGCGCCGCCGAGCGTGCGGTCCTGCTGAGAGAGCGCGGCTACCCCGGCTACACGACGTCGCCGGGCTGGCTCGGCTACAGCGACGAGAAGCTGACCCGTCTCGCCCGGCAGGCCGTCGCCGACGGCTTCACCCAGATCAAGCTGAAGGTCGGCGCGGACCTGGCGGACGACGTACGCCGCTGCCGTACCGCCCGCGAGGCGATCGGCCCCGGCATCCGGATGGCGATCGACGCCAACCAGCGCTGGAACATCGGCGAGGCCGTCGAATGGACGCGCGCCCTCGCGGAGTTCGACCCGTACTGGGTCGAGGAGCCCACGAGCCCCGACGACGTCCTCGGACACGCGGCGATCCGCAAGGCGGTCGCCCCGGTCAAGGTCGCCACCGGCGAGCACGTACAGAACCGCATCGTCTTCAAGCAGCTCCTCCAGGCGGGCGCCATCGACGTGCTCCAGATCGACGCGGCACGCGTCGGCGGCGTCAACGAGAACCTCGCGATCCTGCTGCTCGCCGCCAAGTTCGGCGTCCCAGTCTGCCCGCACGCCGGCGGCGTCGGCCTGTGCGAACTCGTCCAGCACCTGTCGATGTTCGACTACGTGGCGCTGTCCGGCACCACCGAGAACCGCGTCATCGAGTACGTCGACCATCTCCACGCCCACTTCATCGACCCGGTCGTGCTGCGCGACGGCCACTACCTGGCGCCCACCGCGCCTGGCTTCTCGGCCACCATGCGGGCCGAGTCGCTCGCCGAGTTCACCTACCCGGACGGCGCCTTCTGGGCCGCCGACCTCGCTCAGGGCAAAGGAGCAGCCGCATGA
- a CDS encoding ABC transporter permease: MADTKAPAAQAAPARKSTAESRAAKGILLRRARELALVPALLLLMVLGALLNDSFLTERNLISILGASAALAMVVLAESLVLITGKFDLSLESVVGIAPAVGALLVLPAAQAGFGTELPAAVSLLAILLVGAAIGAFNGILVVKLKLNAFIVTLAMLIVLRGLLVGATEGKTLFGMPDAFYTLATTTFLTIPLSVWLAAVSFGVAGFVLKYHRVGRSLYAIGGNADAARAAGIRVERVMLGVFIVAGCLAAVGGLMQTGYVGAINANQGQNMIFTVFAAAVIGGISLDGGKGTMFGALTGVLLLGVVQNLLTLAQVPSFWIQAIYGGIILVALMIARVTTGRAQD, from the coding sequence GTGGCTGACACCAAGGCCCCGGCCGCACAGGCTGCCCCCGCAAGGAAAAGCACCGCCGAAAGCCGCGCAGCGAAGGGCATCCTCCTACGCCGCGCACGCGAACTCGCCCTGGTGCCAGCTCTGTTGCTCCTCATGGTCCTGGGAGCCCTGCTCAACGACTCCTTCCTGACGGAGCGCAACCTCATCTCGATCCTCGGCGCCTCCGCCGCCCTCGCGATGGTCGTGCTCGCCGAGTCACTCGTCCTCATCACCGGCAAGTTCGACCTCTCCCTCGAATCGGTCGTCGGCATCGCGCCCGCCGTCGGCGCCCTGCTCGTACTGCCCGCCGCCCAGGCCGGATTCGGCACCGAGCTGCCCGCCGCGGTGTCACTCCTCGCCATCCTGCTCGTCGGCGCGGCCATCGGCGCCTTCAACGGCATCCTCGTGGTGAAGCTCAAGCTCAACGCCTTCATCGTCACGCTTGCCATGCTGATCGTGCTGCGCGGACTGCTCGTCGGCGCGACCGAGGGCAAGACGCTCTTCGGCATGCCCGACGCCTTCTACACCCTCGCCACCACGACGTTCCTGACCATCCCGCTCTCGGTGTGGCTGGCCGCCGTCTCCTTCGGCGTCGCGGGCTTCGTCCTCAAGTACCACCGCGTGGGGCGCTCGCTGTACGCGATCGGCGGCAACGCCGACGCGGCACGCGCCGCCGGTATCCGCGTCGAGCGCGTGATGCTCGGCGTGTTCATCGTCGCCGGGTGCCTCGCCGCCGTCGGCGGACTCATGCAGACCGGATACGTCGGCGCGATCAACGCCAATCAGGGCCAGAACATGATCTTCACCGTGTTCGCCGCCGCGGTCATCGGAGGGATCAGCCTCGACGGCGGCAAGGGCACCATGTTCGGCGCCCTCACCGGCGTCCTGCTGCTCGGTGTCGTACAGAACCTGCTCACTCTCGCCCAGGTGCCGTCCTTCTGGATCCAGGCCATCTACGGCGGAATCATCTTGGTCGCCCTGATGATCGCGCGCGTCACCACCGGCCGCGCACAGGACTGA
- a CDS encoding L-rhamnose mutarotase, with product MRIALHTKVRADRVAEYDAAHREVPAELVAAIRAAGATSWTIWRSGTDLFHVLECEDYARLLAELDKLPVNIAWQARMAELLDVVHDYSAEGADAGLPVVWELP from the coding sequence GTGAGAATCGCCCTGCACACCAAGGTCCGCGCCGACCGGGTCGCCGAGTACGACGCCGCGCACCGCGAGGTACCCGCCGAACTGGTCGCCGCCATCCGCGCGGCGGGCGCCACCTCCTGGACGATCTGGCGCAGCGGCACCGACCTCTTCCACGTCCTGGAGTGCGAGGACTACGCCCGCCTGCTCGCCGAGCTGGACAAGCTGCCGGTCAACATCGCCTGGCAGGCACGCATGGCCGAGCTGCTCGACGTCGTCCACGACTACTCGGCCGAGGGCGCGGATGCGGGCCTGCCCGTCGTATGGGAGCTGCCGTGA
- a CDS encoding aldo/keto reductase, protein MTRRTIGPGGVEVTELSFGAAGLGNLYAPITDEDAAAAIDAAWDAGIRYFDTAPHYGIGLSERRLGEALRARPREACTLSTKAGRLLGPVEGPVGDDLAHGFAVPATHRRVWDFSADGIRRSLEASLTRLGLDRVDIVYLHDPDDHAEQAFREGYPALERLRSEGVVGAIGAGMNQTAMLTRFVRETDVDAVLCAGRYTLLDQSALAELLPAAHERGTAVVIGGVFNSGLLADPRPGATYDYTTAPQDLVDRARRLQTIAERHGTTLRAAALAFPLAHPAVTTVLVGARSPYEVRDAAAQFATDVPEDFWKEARAGELLPAHVPVPGEAAE, encoded by the coding sequence GTGACCCGGCGCACCATCGGACCCGGCGGCGTCGAGGTGACCGAGCTGTCCTTCGGCGCCGCCGGCCTCGGCAACCTCTACGCCCCGATCACCGACGAGGATGCCGCCGCGGCGATCGACGCCGCATGGGACGCGGGCATCCGCTACTTCGATACGGCGCCGCACTACGGCATCGGCCTGTCGGAGCGCCGCCTTGGCGAGGCACTGCGGGCCCGGCCCCGCGAGGCGTGCACGCTCTCGACGAAGGCGGGCCGGCTCCTCGGACCGGTGGAGGGTCCCGTGGGCGACGACCTCGCCCACGGCTTCGCCGTGCCCGCCACACACCGCCGTGTCTGGGACTTCAGCGCGGACGGCATCCGCCGCTCCCTGGAGGCGAGCCTCACCCGCCTCGGGCTCGACCGCGTCGACATCGTCTACCTCCACGACCCGGACGACCACGCGGAACAGGCCTTCCGCGAGGGGTACCCGGCCCTGGAGCGGCTGCGCTCCGAAGGCGTCGTCGGCGCGATCGGCGCGGGCATGAACCAGACGGCGATGCTCACCCGCTTCGTCCGTGAGACCGACGTCGACGCCGTGCTGTGCGCGGGCCGCTACACGCTCCTGGACCAGAGCGCCCTGGCCGAGCTGCTCCCTGCCGCGCACGAGCGCGGCACGGCGGTGGTGATCGGCGGCGTCTTCAACTCCGGCCTGCTCGCCGACCCCCGCCCCGGCGCGACGTACGACTACACGACCGCGCCGCAGGATCTGGTGGACCGCGCCCGCCGTCTGCAGACGATCGCGGAGCGGCACGGCACCACACTGCGCGCCGCCGCCCTGGCCTTCCCCCTGGCCCACCCGGCGGTGACTACTGTCCTCGTCGGCGCCCGCTCGCCGTACGAAGTCCGGGACGCGGCTGCGCAGTTCGCGACCGACGTCCCTGAGGACTTCTGGAAGGAAGCCCGGGCCGGAGAGCTACTGCCCGCCCACGTACCCGTCCCCGGAGAGGCCGCCGAGTGA
- a CDS encoding SDR family oxidoreductase, with protein sequence MTDAKDVRDARDAKDFEGLKALVTGGASGIGRATAELLAARGAQVAVLDLDPSTVKKPLTGHRADVADDASVREAVAAAVAGLGGLDVLVNNAGIGAQGTVEDNDDDQWHKVLDVNVLGIVRTTRAALPHLRASRHAAIVNTCSIAATAGLPQRALYSASKGAVLSLTLAMAADHVREGVRVNCVNPGTVDTPWVGRLLDAAPDPVAERAALEARQPTGRLVSADEVAGAIAYLASPLSGATTGTALAVDGGMQGLRLRPAAR encoded by the coding sequence ATGACGGATGCCAAGGACGTCAGGGACGCCAGGGACGCGAAGGACTTCGAGGGGCTGAAGGCCCTGGTCACCGGCGGAGCCTCCGGTATCGGACGGGCCACTGCCGAGCTGCTCGCCGCGCGCGGGGCCCAGGTCGCCGTGCTCGACCTCGATCCCAGCACCGTAAAGAAGCCTCTCACCGGCCACCGCGCCGACGTCGCGGACGACGCCTCGGTGCGCGAAGCCGTCGCCGCCGCGGTGGCCGGCCTCGGCGGACTGGACGTCCTGGTCAACAACGCGGGCATCGGCGCCCAGGGCACCGTCGAGGACAACGACGACGACCAGTGGCACAAGGTGCTCGACGTGAACGTCCTCGGGATCGTGCGCACCACCCGCGCCGCCCTGCCGCACCTGCGGGCCTCCCGCCACGCGGCGATCGTCAACACCTGCTCGATCGCCGCCACCGCGGGCCTCCCGCAGCGTGCCCTGTACTCGGCGTCCAAGGGCGCGGTGCTCTCCCTGACCCTCGCCATGGCCGCGGACCACGTACGCGAAGGGGTGCGCGTCAACTGCGTCAACCCCGGCACCGTCGACACCCCCTGGGTCGGCCGTCTCCTGGACGCAGCGCCCGATCCCGTGGCCGAGCGTGCCGCGCTCGAAGCCCGGCAGCCGACCGGCCGTCTGGTGAGCGCGGACGAAGTCGCGGGCGCCATCGCCTACTTGGCGAGCCCGCTCTCCGGAGCGACCACCGGCACGGCGCTCGCCGTCGACGGCGGCATGCAGGGCCTGCGCCTGCGCCCGGCGGCCCGGTGA